Within the Achromobacter spanius genome, the region CGCACGTAATCCTCGAACAGATGCGCGATGCCTGCCCCCGCCAGCGCGGCTTGAAGCTCTTGCTGCGTGGAACTCAGCGTCAAGCGCCCTTGTGGCAAAAACTCTTCCGCCTTGCCGTCTTTGGCGAACTTCCACGTGACCGTCGTGCCGCCGGGAAAGCGGCGCCGGATGCAATCGTGCGCCGCCAGGTCGGCGGGCAGGGCGGGGCGCGGGTACTTCTGAAGATAAGCCGGCGATGCCACGATCGCGTAGCGCAGTGCCGCGCCCAAAGGCATGGCGACCATGTCCTGCGCCAACTGCGTGCCAAAGCGCACCCCTGCATCGAAACCTTGCTCAACGATATCGACAATCGCCGCGTCACTGATGATCTCGACCTTCACGTCCGGGTACGTCTCCATGAAGCGCAACGCCAACGGACACAGCACGTGGTCCACGGCAGGACCCGGCGCGTTGATGCGCAAGGTGCCGGTCGGGTTCTCGCGAAATTGATTCAGCTCGTCAACGGCGGCCCGGATGTCGAGCAGGGCGGGCGTCAGCCGCTCAAGCAGGCGCTCGCCCGCCTCGGTGGGCGCCACGCTGCGGGTGGTGCGGTTCAGCAGCCGGATGCCCAACGTGGCCTCAAGCGCCGTGATGGACTGGCTGATCGCCGACGACGAGACGCCCCGCTTGAGCGCCGCCGCCCGAAATCCGCCGTGCCGCACCACGTCCGCAAAGATTTCCAGACTGTCCAGGCGCAGGGATGACATGGTGAATTTTCCGCTTGAGTGGTTGGGGATGCAGGGGCCCTTGGCCGATCCATGGTCGAGACGGCGTGGCGCGGGAACGGTATTTGCTGCGCGTGCCGCATCCCTGCGTTCGAGTCCACCACCAAGGAGGCGATCCAAAGTGAACCCTATCATTGAACATCGGTATGCCCTGACCGTGCATCCGGTCCATGCGGTATTTCTGGCGGGGATGCTTCCCTGGTTTCTGGGCGCCGCGCTTGCCGATGCGGCGTATGCGCAGACTTTTGACATCCAGTGGAATAATTTTGCGTCGTGGTTTCTGGTGGGCGGTTTGGTGTTCGGCGCCTTCGCGCTGCTCTTTGCCGTCGTTGATGTGTTCCGGCCAAGTCAGCGCGCGCGCGGAATCATTCCGTATGCCCTGGTCTTGCTGGCGACATGGGTCGTCGCCGTTTTGAACGCGCTGATCCATGCCCGCGACGCCTGGGCAAGCATGCCTGCCGGCTTGATCTTGTCGATCGTGGTCGTGGTGCTGGCCTGGGTGGCGGTATGGCTGGGCTTTCGCACACCGCACATCAGGGGAGCCGTATGAAACACCACCGCATGAAAACCAAAACCACCAGTTGGCTTGCCGCTATTCCCTTGTCCGCCATGATGGGCGTGTGCGCAGGCCAGGCCGGCCCGTCGCAGGTGGGGCCCGACCCGACACTGCCCAAGCCCGAACGGGGGCTGCTGCCCAATATGGTCATTGCAGAACCGGCCCCTTGGGGAGACAAGACGCCCACCGTGCCCGATGGCTATACGATCACCGCCATCGCCACGGATCTGAAAATCCCACGGCAGACCTTGATTCTGCCCAATGGCGACATCCTGGTGGCCGAGGGCAAGGGCGGCAATGCGCCAAGCCTGAAACCCAAAGACGTGATCGCCGGCATCATCAAGGCCAAAGGCACCAGCTCGGTCAAGGGCGGAGACCGGCTGACCTTGCTGCGCGACGCCGACGGCGACGGCAACTATGACGTGTTGACGTTCGCCGAGAACCTGAACGCCCCCTACGGCCTGGCCTTGGTGGACAACCATCTCTACGTCGCCAACCAGGACGCGGTGGTGCGCTTCGACTACCAGCCAGGGCAAACCAAGGCCAGCGGCCCCCCCGAAACCGTGACGCCGCTGCCATCGGCAATCAACCACCACTGGACCAAGGCCATGACCGCCAGCGCCGATGGCCAGTACCTGTACGTGGGCATCGGTTCCAACAGCAACATTACCGAACGCGGCATGACGGCGGAAGTCGACCGGGCCCGCATTTGGCGGATCAACGCCCAAACCGGTGAACACAAGTCGTATGCCACCGGCTTGCGCAACCCCACCGCGCTGACCATCCAGCCCGGCACCGACCAGTTGTGGGCGGTGGTGAACGAACGCGATGAGATCGGCCCCAATCTGGTTCCCGACTATCTGACCTCTGTTCAGGAAGGCGCCTTTTATGGCTGGCCGTATAGCTACTGGGGGCAAAACGTGGACGAGCGCGTGCGGCCGCAGGATCCGAAAAAGGTCGCCTCGGCAATCAAGCCCGACTACAGCCTGGGCTCGCACGTGGCGGCGCTGGGCGTGGATTTCTCGAACGAGGCAATGGGCGCACAGTTTGCCGACGGCGCTTTCGTCGGCGAACACGGTAGCTGGAACCGCAAGGATCCAGTCGGCTACAAAGTGGTCTTCGTGCCGTTTCGCGACGGCAAGCCCTTTGGCGCACCGGTGGACTTCGTGGCCGGCTTTCGCGATAAGGACGGCACGACACGCGGCCGTCCGGTGGGTGTGACGGTGGACCCGAAGGGCGCGCTGATTGTCGCGGATGATCTGTCGAACACCATATGGCGCGTTACGCCGACGCAGGCGGCAAAGTCGCAGCAGCCGGTTGCGGCAGCGCGGTAGTGGGAAGATCAGGGCAGGGGCCATATGACGCCATCCGTGTGCGTCTTCGGTCCTTGCTTCTGGCTGGTGGATAGTCGGTTGTCGAAAAATACTTGCGCAAATATTTGTAGACGACCGGTCTAATCGCATGTAAAGTGCGAACCCATGAACTCAGCCACCACCTCCCAAGCTACTGACGTCCGCGAAAAGATCCTGGCCACCGGCCAGCGGATCATGGGCGGTAAAGGGTTTTCGGCGGTGGGCCTGAATGAAGTGCTGACGTCCGCAGGCGTGCCGAAGGGCTCGTTCTATCACTACTTTGGATCGAAAGAAGCGTTTGGCGAGGCCTTGCTGGAGAACTACTTCCAGGATTACCTGGCCGACATGGACCGTATATTCGGCCAAGCGGATCAGACCAAAGCGCAGCAGCTCGGCAACTATTTCCTGGCCTGGAAAGACAACCAGTCCTTCGAAGACTGCCAGGGCAAGTGCCTGGCGGTGAAGCTGGGCGCCGAAGTCGCCGACCTTTCCGACACGATGCGAGCCGCTCTGAAACGCGGCACGTCGGCAATCATCGAACGTCTGGCCCGCGCGATTGCGGCCGGGGTGGAAGAGGGTTCTTTATCGGTAGAGGGCGATTCGACAGCCGTTGCGCAAAGCCTGTACCAACTTTGGTTGGGGGCGAGCGTAATGGTCAAGATCGTGCGCAACACGCAGCCCTTTGAAAACGCGTTGAGCACGACAACGCAGGTTCTGCACCTAGCTCGCTAGGACGGGCAGGTACACGACGCAGTATCACGAAGCAGGTTTATGAAGCACGTTCGTGTAGCAGGTCCCCACGTAGCAAGCCCATGTAGCAAGCCTATGTAGCAAGCCTATGTAGCACTTCAAACAGAAGTGCTTTTTTATCCACCAGAAACTAGACGACCGGTCTAATATTTCTAATCCATTCCTCGAAAGGAGCATCACCATGAAAGTCCTCATCGTTCTGACCTCGCATGATCAGCTAGGCAATACCGGCCGCAAAACCGGCTTCTGGCTCGAAGAGTTGGCCGCGCCGTACTACACGTTCAAAGACGCTGGCGCCGACATCGTGCTGGCCTCGCCCCAAGGCGGGCAACCCCCGCTGGACCCGAAAAGCAACGAGCCGTCTTTTCAGACCGAATTCACCCACCGCTTCGAAGCCGACGCGGCCGCCAACGAACAACTGGCCAACACCGTGCGCCTGGACAGCGTCTCGCAAGCCGACTTCGACACCGTGTTCTACCCGGGCGGCCATGGCCCCCTGTGGGATCTTGCCGAAGATGGCAACTCCATCTCCTTGATCGAATCATTCATCGAAGCCGGCAAGCCGGTCGCGCTGGTCTGCCACGCGCCGGGCGTGCTGCGCCACGTGAAGGCAGCCGACGGCCAGCCGCTGGTCGCCGGCAAGCAGGTCACCGGCTTCACGAACACCGAAGAAGACGGCGTCGGCCTCACCGACGTGGTGCCGTTTCTGGTTGAAGACGAACTCAAGGCGAAGGGCGGGGTGTACTCGAAGGGTCCGGATTGGGGCTCGTATGTGGTCAGCGACGGCCTGCTGATCACCGGCCAGAACCCGGCGTCGTCGTTGGAAGCCGCTGCTGTGTTGATGAAGCGGTTCGCCTAGGTCGAGATGGGCGCACCCAACGCCTTGCTCATGATGATGCTTCGATAGTTGGTGTGCACCCATTGCGCGAATTCGATCGGCCGGTAGCCGCGCGAGGCATACCAGGCTTGTAAATGCGTGGCGGGTTCTGCGGTGTCCAAGGCGATCTCCTTGGCGCCGCAGGCTGCTGCCCGTGCTTCCGCCCACGCCATCAATCGGGCGCCCAGCCCTGAGCGTTGCAGGCTCGGCTCGACACCAAGCTGATGAAGGCTCGCCACGTCGGGACGGTCGAGCCAGGGGGTGCCCGCTGTGCGCAGCGGCGGGATGAAGAGCACCGTGCCCACAAGAGTGGTGCCGACAATCGCGACGTAGCATTCGCCTGCTGCCATGCGATGCCGCGTGACATCGTCGCTTTGATCCACCGCCTTGAACTTCAAGCCCTTTGCACCCAGCGTCGCGTACGCGCGATGGAGCAGGGCGGTCAAGGAGCTGACGTCGTCGTCGGGCGCGAATAGCCGAATTTCAACAGTGCCTGCGTCGATTGCCATGTGCGTTACTCCGCACCGCTAGCTACGGGGCGGTCCCCAATCCACTCTGAAAAACGCAACAGATAACCGTCGGGGTCCTGCACCAGGAACTGCCGCACCCCAATTTCGACGTTATCGCTTCGGTACCAGCGTTCCTGCATTTGCCGGTACAGCGGCCAGCTTGCATCCACCAGGCGCTCGTGCAGCGCGTCGATCGACTTCACCTTGATCTCGAAATTCACGCCACGGCCCAGGGGCGCTTCCAGTGGCGCAGTGATCCAGCCGTCGTCGCCACGCACTTCTTCCAGCATGAATTGCGCGCCGTCCCGATCCAGGAAGACAAAGCCTTCCTCTTCGCGCTGATAGACCACTTCGAAGCCGCACAGGTCGATCCAGAATTGCCGGCTGCGCGCCAAGTCCTTGACCAGCAGCTCCGCCACCATGCGCGCCCGGTACGATTTGTCTTCCATCGTTTCTCCTTATTGGGCGGCCATGATAACGGGCGACAAACCCCACAACACCCGCAATCATCGTATTGACATATCGGGAAATCCAGATATCATCACGCCATGGAATTACTCGACATCTTCAAAGCCCTCTCGAACCGTACGCGCCTGGAAATCCTGAAAGGGTTGAAGGACCCGGCGAACAGCTTCCCGCCGCAGGATGAAGGCGATGTTCATACGGTTGGCGTCTGCGTCAGTAGCATTCAAGAGGGCGTCGGGCTGTCGCAGTCAACGGTGTCTGATTACCTTGCCACGCTGCAACGCGCGGGCTTGGTGGACGCCACGCGCATTGGTCCGTGGACGTATTACAAGCGCAATGAAGCAAACATCAGGGCTCTTGCCGAGATCATCGGGAAAGACCTGTAATTTTTTTATCCCTAGATATCGGAATATCCCGATATCCCACTTTACCGATAAGAGGTGATGCAATGAAAGCTGTCGTACTTAACTCATTTGGTGGCCCGGAAGCGTTCAAGCTGCGCGAAGTGCCCAAGCCTGTGCCGCAAGCGGGACAAGTTCTGGTGCGCGTCCATGCCACGTCCATCAATCCCTTGGATTACCAAGTCCGGCGAGGCGATTACCCCGACCTCGTGCCACTGCCGGCCATAACCGGGCACGACGTATCCGGCGTGGTTGAAGCCGTGGGGCCGGGGGTGACGGCATTCGCGCCAGGCGACGAGGTCTGGTACACGCCGCAAATTTTCGACGGACCAGGAAGCTATGCCGAATACCACGTTGCCGCTGAAAGCATCATCGGCAAGAAGCCACCGTCGCTGAGCCATCTTGAGGCTGCCAGCCTGACGCTGGTTGGCGGAACGGCGTGGGAAGCGCTGGTCGTGCGCGCGGGCTTGAGAGTAGGCGAGAGCATCTTGATACACGGCGGCGCGGGCGGGGTTGGCCATGTTGCGATCCAGCTTGCCAAGGCCATCGGTGCAAAGGTGTACACGACCGCGCGCGAAGCCAATTTCGAGTTCGCCCGGCGCATGGGCGCCGATGTCGTCATCGACTACGCAAAGGAAGATTACGTCGACACCGTCATGCGCGAAACCGGCGGCCGTGGGGTCGACGTGGTATTCGACACCATCGGCGGCGACACCTTGTCGCGCAGCGCCGACGTGCTTGCGCAACTGGGCCGCGTGGTCTCGATCGTGGACATCGCGCAACCCCAGAACCTGCTGCA harbors:
- a CDS encoding GNAT family N-acetyltransferase, whose translation is MAIDAGTVEIRLFAPDDDVSSLTALLHRAYATLGAKGLKFKAVDQSDDVTRHRMAAGECYVAIVGTTLVGTVLFIPPLRTAGTPWLDRPDVASLHQLGVEPSLQRSGLGARLMAWAEARAAACGAKEIALDTAEPATHLQAWYASRGYRPIEFAQWVHTNYRSIIMSKALGAPIST
- a CDS encoding PQQ-dependent sugar dehydrogenase, which translates into the protein MKTKTTSWLAAIPLSAMMGVCAGQAGPSQVGPDPTLPKPERGLLPNMVIAEPAPWGDKTPTVPDGYTITAIATDLKIPRQTLILPNGDILVAEGKGGNAPSLKPKDVIAGIIKAKGTSSVKGGDRLTLLRDADGDGNYDVLTFAENLNAPYGLALVDNHLYVANQDAVVRFDYQPGQTKASGPPETVTPLPSAINHHWTKAMTASADGQYLYVGIGSNSNITERGMTAEVDRARIWRINAQTGEHKSYATGLRNPTALTIQPGTDQLWAVVNERDEIGPNLVPDYLTSVQEGAFYGWPYSYWGQNVDERVRPQDPKKVASAIKPDYSLGSHVAALGVDFSNEAMGAQFADGAFVGEHGSWNRKDPVGYKVVFVPFRDGKPFGAPVDFVAGFRDKDGTTRGRPVGVTVDPKGALIVADDLSNTIWRVTPTQAAKSQQPVAAAR
- a CDS encoding bleomycin resistance protein — encoded protein: MEDKSYRARMVAELLVKDLARSRQFWIDLCGFEVVYQREEEGFVFLDRDGAQFMLEEVRGDDGWITAPLEAPLGRGVNFEIKVKSIDALHERLVDASWPLYRQMQERWYRSDNVEIGVRQFLVQDPDGYLLRFSEWIGDRPVASGAE
- a CDS encoding ArsR/SmtB family transcription factor, yielding MELLDIFKALSNRTRLEILKGLKDPANSFPPQDEGDVHTVGVCVSSIQEGVGLSQSTVSDYLATLQRAGLVDATRIGPWTYYKRNEANIRALAEIIGKDL
- a CDS encoding type 1 glutamine amidotransferase domain-containing protein, whose protein sequence is MKVLIVLTSHDQLGNTGRKTGFWLEELAAPYYTFKDAGADIVLASPQGGQPPLDPKSNEPSFQTEFTHRFEADAAANEQLANTVRLDSVSQADFDTVFYPGGHGPLWDLAEDGNSISLIESFIEAGKPVALVCHAPGVLRHVKAADGQPLVAGKQVTGFTNTEEDGVGLTDVVPFLVEDELKAKGGVYSKGPDWGSYVVSDGLLITGQNPASSLEAAAVLMKRFA
- a CDS encoding DUF2231 domain-containing protein; translated protein: MNPIIEHRYALTVHPVHAVFLAGMLPWFLGAALADAAYAQTFDIQWNNFASWFLVGGLVFGAFALLFAVVDVFRPSQRARGIIPYALVLLATWVVAVLNALIHARDAWASMPAGLILSIVVVVLAWVAVWLGFRTPHIRGAV
- a CDS encoding LysR family transcriptional regulator, which translates into the protein MSSLRLDSLEIFADVVRHGGFRAAALKRGVSSSAISQSITALEATLGIRLLNRTTRSVAPTEAGERLLERLTPALLDIRAAVDELNQFRENPTGTLRINAPGPAVDHVLCPLALRFMETYPDVKVEIISDAAIVDIVEQGFDAGVRFGTQLAQDMVAMPLGAALRYAIVASPAYLQKYPRPALPADLAAHDCIRRRFPGGTTVTWKFAKDGKAEEFLPQGRLTLSSTQQELQAALAGAGIAHLFEDYVREHIEQGSLVELLVDWKQTLPSWCLYYPSRRHPSAAMRAFLAYVRDYDWS
- a CDS encoding zinc-dependent alcohol dehydrogenase family protein gives rise to the protein MKAVVLNSFGGPEAFKLREVPKPVPQAGQVLVRVHATSINPLDYQVRRGDYPDLVPLPAITGHDVSGVVEAVGPGVTAFAPGDEVWYTPQIFDGPGSYAEYHVAAESIIGKKPPSLSHLEAASLTLVGGTAWEALVVRAGLRVGESILIHGGAGGVGHVAIQLAKAIGAKVYTTAREANFEFARRMGADVVIDYAKEDYVDTVMRETGGRGVDVVFDTIGGDTLSRSADVLAQLGRVVSIVDIAQPQNLLQAWGKNASYHFVFTRQHRGKLDELSALIERGQLRPHVGAVYSLADIAQAHARLETPNNGLQGKIAIAVASSI
- a CDS encoding TetR/AcrR family transcriptional regulator; the protein is MNSATTSQATDVREKILATGQRIMGGKGFSAVGLNEVLTSAGVPKGSFYHYFGSKEAFGEALLENYFQDYLADMDRIFGQADQTKAQQLGNYFLAWKDNQSFEDCQGKCLAVKLGAEVADLSDTMRAALKRGTSAIIERLARAIAAGVEEGSLSVEGDSTAVAQSLYQLWLGASVMVKIVRNTQPFENALSTTTQVLHLAR